The genomic segment ttgttattactgttattatagtgGTAGTAttaattctattgttatcatcattatctttattgctattgcgtttttattattacagtaatgattatgattttatttttatgatgataatgatttttattatcatgcgctaattactatcattatgattattcttatcatcataattactatccttactgctatcattattatcattatttcaaaatcattatcattatcgttatcattatcatgattatcattattattattaatgttttttattggtgttgctattgttattatcattattatgattgttattatcattatcattatcattattaatatcattgttactactactacaacttttactattattattataattattttgttattattattactattatcattatcattattgctatcattatcattattgttatcattattattattattgttgctgttatcattattgctatttttgttattattattgttactattattattatattattatcattattatcatcatcattattattatcaccattattattattgttgttatcattatcattattgttatcgtcattttttagtcatcgttatcatcatcatcaccattattattatcattattattattatcattatcattattattgttattattatcattattattattattattattattattattattattattattattattattattattattattattatcattattattatcattattaccattatcattatcattttcattataatcataaagttatcattattcttattatcatcaccattgccattaatGTTATTTCATAAAGCGATTCGTAGAAAATTGTTACAAAAGGACAATTTTGGTCCAGGTATTTgtcattttgaagaaaaaaaaaagaataataccatggacgtttttgttatttttcccagTATAGTTTTATAAAGCGACGAAATATAGTATATACTTGGGAAATACTGAAAAGAGATTAATTGTTTTAATCAGGGTATGCCGGTTAATCCCAAAATGTCCCTAAAATAATCTGTAAGAAGATTAAGTAAGAAAAAATACGTCCAGAAAGTGGCACAGGATACATGATGGatgtaaagtgagagagagagagagagagagagagagagagagagagagagagagagagagagagagagagagagagagagagagagagagagagagagagagaggagagagagagagaggggggggagagagggagagggagggagagggagagggagagggagagggagagggagaggggagagggagaggagagagagagagagagagagagagagagagagagagatgagagagagagagagagagagagagggagagagcgagagagagagagagagagagagagagagagagagagagagagagagagagagagagaggcagacagactggctgatagacagacagacaagcataatgacagagaaagacaataagGACCATTTTCCATTCCATTCTGACAACAACCTGTACAGTGCGCAAACATCAATGGCAAAAAGACCCTTCATAATATTTCTGTAGTCTGATGACGGTGAAGAACAGGGCAACTAATAACTTACCGCTGACAAAAGGTGtaaatgagaaaggaaataaCATTCTCATGACAGCCTCAGTCTAGTCATGAGTTGCGGAgggggaagacgagaaagaggaggaggaaaggagggggagggggagatggaggaggaggaggaggaggagggcaaatgatggtagaggaggaggggggaggaaaagagggaggaggagagggggagatggaggaggagggaggaggagggaggagggaaaaatgatGGTATAGAAGGttgagtgaggagaaggagaataggaagaggaggaggaataatgagaagaagaagaggagcaaagATAGCCTAATAACTATTTGGTGGAGGAACTGGTGCATTTCCAAGGTAAGGTGAAGGTCTCCTCCAATTATGCTGTGTTTAAGGTCTCTATCTTGACTTCCAAAGGGACGCTGCCAGATCAAACGCTGGCTCATGGTTGGAACTGCTATAACACagacaaagacggagatagagagagacagggagagagagggagaaagggagggggagagaggaagagagagagagggggagggacagagagggagagagaggaagagagagagagagggagagagatagatagatagatagatagatagagatagagatagagatagagagagagagagacagagacatggagagagagagacagagagagaagagagagagagagagagagagagagaaagaaagaaagtaaagaaagaaagaaagaaagaaagaaagagagagagagagagggtacagaggAGGATGAAGGGCGAAAACAAACAAGGTACagatagggagaaagacagaacaaGACAGCGGTCGAGAATGAGAAAGGAtagcgagagaaggagacaaaacggtagcggagagaggcagaagaacaATTAGATATACCTGAGAAGTCTGCGTGGGTGAAGTCACTCATTAGATGTTTCAAGAGGTATAATGCAGCGCTTCTAGGCTTTCTTGGGTCATTTCTCATGTAAATATGTTCACGCGATAATGTGAaaaagtacatgtatatgcacacacacacacacacacacacacacacacacacacacacacacacacacacacacacacacacacacacacacacacacatatatatatatatatatatatatatatatatatatatatatatatatatatatatatatatatatatatataattatttatacacacacacacacaagtgtatatatgtgtatatacacacacacacacacacacacacacacacacacacacacacatatatgtaagcacacacacacaagtgtatatatgtgtacacacacacacaagtgtatatatgtgtacacacacacacacacacacacacacacacacacacacacacatatatataagcacacacacacaagtgtatatatgtgtatacacacacacacacacacacacacatatataagcacacacacacaagtgtatatatgtgtacacacacacacacacacacacacatatatatgtgtgtgtgtgtgtgtgtgtgtgtgtgtacacgtcgaTTGTAGTGGAGTCGACAAAGTAGACAGCCAGAGAATACATTAAGTGTCGGcatttttcaatttcctttcagAATATGATTATGCAAAAGTGATCTACTTATGCGAGCAAGGAAAGTGATTTTGTGGACGAGATGTAAAAGACAAACAGTTATGAATACATaatatacttttttatcattattttcgttttccgTGGAATAGCCTGCTATCTTTCCTGAATCCGCGGTTCTGCGATTGTCAAAAGGAACCAAAAAAGATATTTATTCGAATCAAGATAGGAACTGCACAGTAATTGAACCTGTTAGGGATGAGGTCCAGGAATATCACATAACGTCCTCTTGGATAAATCAATAACATCCTTGGTTAATTTGGTTCcggaataaattttaaaaaaggaagacATAATAGTAACATGATTTCCCCTTGCCTTCCAGATGGACGGCGTGCCCCTTGGAGTGCTCTGGTGCCAGTGCCGGGGCAACGCGAGCGCCACGCCCCAGttcgtcctcctccaccagcaGGTCCTGAAGATGCACGAGGAGGCGCAGAACCTTGGCATCTGGTACGTAGCGACGACTGTGACCTTGTACGCCGTCGGGGTCTTCTACATCCTCGCGAGGGCTGGCACTCTGGGCACTGGCGCCCTCTCCTCGCTGGCATACTGCTGCTCCGAGGCCGTGTCCTCCATCCTGGGGCACTAAGGTGGAGAAATGGATACTAGACCCTGGACTCACCTGATGCCATGGCGAAGGATCTTAGAAGAGGACCTTAAAAGGCGATGCTAGGACGCGACGGAGGGTGTCTCAGAAAGGATTCTCGCCCAAGCGTTAGGGTAACAGCGGAGATCCTACCGAGGAATCTTAATTCAAAGGAGTGACcggaggaaggataaaggaagaatgaagaagtcaagaggatgagggagatatCCTTGGATAAAGGTCCTGACTCGCGGGGCAGATTTACACACAGCAGATTGGGAGAATGAAAATACGACAAAGATCCTGATGCTTTTAATCCTGTTTCACTTTCAgaggatatgtttatataatctttttggtattatatgttttatataagtgatatatggatataaatcttttaaaaatgcgataaagaaaaacagtaaatGGGAAAAACGCAAGTAAAAAAAAGTACCAATGATTCTCTACTCATAACTATAGACcattttttcatttaaaaaaatcttgtCTTCATATCATTCAAACTAAGTATCTAATCAAAGCTGTTATCAAAGTATTAAATCTGTAATCATAAAAAACAGCTTCATGTCTATTAAAGTCAAATTCACCTTTGTGTCAGTCTTTTACTTATTCATCAGTAATAAATGACTGAATTCTGAAATacgtaaaatatatagatatgatgtgTATCATTCTCATGGTAGTTTGGTTTCCAGTGGTAAAAATAGACTTTCTATTTGGAAGATTCATTATgccatggaagagagagagagagagagagagagagagagagagagagagagagagagagagagagagagagagagagagagagagagagagagagagagagagagagagagagagagaatgtgtgttaaCAAAAGAGTATCCCACCTAGAGCACTGGCCATTCCAGACCCTCCCTCCTTGGAGTCCCTCCAATCACGTGCACATTTCCACCTCGCTATAACGCGCCCCCCACATGTCACATGACCCCGCTCAAGCGACGTCACACAAAAGTCACAcaggcctcctccccctccaccctgcccACGGGGATGGACACGAGGGGGCAGTGGAGGGTCTCCCGCCGCGCAGTCCTCGCGGAGTGTTGGCACCCGCGCCTCTGGCTCCTTCTCCCGGAGTCCTGccggggcgagggcggggcggaGAAGCAGAGGGCGAGAGCGGAGGCGGCCCTGAGACGCTCGGACCGCCCCGACTTCCGGATGATGAGGACGAGGCCCAGGAAGTAGAGCGTGAGGACGGTTCCCACATACCACATGACGTGTCGCTGGGCGTCGGCGTGCAACCTGGACATCTGTTGGTTGATGAGCTCCTGTTGAGGCACGGCGCTGGCGTTGCCCTGGCACTGGCACCATAACTCCGCCCGCGACACCGTCTCCATCTGCAGGAGGACTTCACGGTCAGGTCGCTGTTCACACCTGCTGTTCTTCTGCTGTGGATGGAAAGCATTTGAATAGTCACGTGGGTTATCATGAGCCTGGGATCATTTCATTAACATTCgtttatttgtacatacatatccacagatacataTCCATCTACAAATGAATATCAGCGCTCTTTGATGCCGCTTTCCAAAGTGGCCAGCCAGAAGTATGTTATCCATTTAGCACATTTTAACGCCCCAAAAGTGTTAACGTTAACagcttttttcccattttttccttcAGAAAATGAAAGTCGTACTTGTAGCAGAACCATTCCTAGAACTAGTTAGAAATGGCGAAGAATCCTGTCATGTCACGCTGAACTAATCCGGATTAGCCCAAAGTGTAAGCAGTTGCTCTCTGACCCGGACTTCTATAAAGCTTCATCGCAATCCGTCAGTAACgttttgggtaattttctatattaccttcgcctctccgattttggcatcgttggattcctctcactgtccacattgcaaatatatagtttttattgcgcggaaacccccagttagcgacaaacttggccccgatagcaggggagggcatgaaaggtttcagggaaaatgtggggttaaataacactaataatataacccacagtgaaaataaccatggttattcacatgactttccatgaCTTTCCCccctcagggggggggggtcgcagggggcgcagccccctgcaatggaaagtcatgtgaataaccatgttaTTTTCAGTGGGTTATATTactagggtaattttctatattacgtccgccgctccgacatccgcgcaataaaacctacatatctggattgtacagagtgagaggaatccaacgataccaaaatcgtcgatatcggagaggcgaaggtaatatagaaaattacccaagcGGAAAACTACATCACCAATATATACGATTTTGGCAAAAATACACCTAAGCATAAATTATAATTATCCATTTACCtttcgaataaaaaaaagagatgtaaGTCATCAGTATTTTTCTTTAAGTATCCCGGTACCAGAATTTGTAAAACTTATCTTCACGATTACTTAACTTTCAACCTTTCGAAATTGCTTTAGGAATTCCAGTACAAACACGACGTTCCTTCATAATAACAGCAACCGATCAGTATTAATGACGGAAAGCATGTAATAAAACATGAGAGCAAATTATCCTCCAGGAAGAAATGATCATATGTTTTCCCTTTTCCACGCTCACTGCATCCGAGTGATCACATTTCCATAAGGCAAAAGGGAATGTTTAAGGTCATGATCTGAAGTTAAGTGgaaatttgtaaaaaaagaaagaaagaaagaaaaaacaatgtaagaaaaaaaatatatatatataccttcagcATCAAAACATATAAAATCGTCAGAAAACTATATTTACCCACAGCATCAAAACATATACAATCGTCATATTTGTTATAGATGATACATCAACGACGGATAAATGGATTGGCTAAAGACATGCTTGTCAAATTACAATAGCTCATTGAGTACAGTAgaatagttaatgataatgaaaaaatgtgtTTGAATAATTCCCTTTTATGTGTACTTGATTAGACCTGCTTAATACAAAAGACTCTAAGAGCATTTCAGATCTATTTCAAAAGCATCCTTGAAAAGAGCTTAGAACATCattttgatgttatcattaatatgtttatatgcatgtatatatgttcacatccatgtatatgcatgcacacacacacacacacacacacacacacacacacacacacacacacacacacacacacacacacacatatatatatatatatatatatatatatatatatatatatatatatatatacacatatatacatatatatatacatatatatatatatatatatatatatatatatatatatatatatatataaatatatatatatatatatatatatatatatatatatatatatatatatatatatatatatatatgtatatgtatatatatatatatatatatatatatatatatatatatatatatatatatatatatatatatatatatatatatatatatatatatatatatatatatatatatatatatatgtatgtatatgtatatgtatatatgtatatatgtatatatgtatatatatacatatatatatatatatatatatatatatatatatatatatatacacacacacacacacacacacacatatatgcatatatgtgtatacatatacatttatgtatgtgtgtgtgtgtacatatatatatacatacataaatatatagatagatagatagatatagatatatacatgtatatatatatatatatatatatatatatatatatatatatatatatgtatatatgtatatgtatatatatatatatataaaatatatatatataaaatatatatatatatatatatatatatatatatatatatatatatatatatatatatatacatatatacatatatacatgtatacagagaaaaagggagaatgtgtctctttgtgtgtgtgtgtgtgtgtgtttgcgtgtgtgtgcatgtgtgcgtgtgtgagtatgtacgcaTCATATTCTCAGACGCATCATCCTGGTATTACGTTGTTCAGCCTTCCCAGATGTTCcttgttcatctctctttctctccctcgctgccTCGAGGTATCCTAGCGACGAGCTAGTTACTCACGCAGCGTTACTGTACATTGTACCCTGTGGGAGAAGCCAGCTGTCATGAGTTATTGTTCACGAGACACTGGATGAAGTTGGCGCTGTTCTAGAGGGTGCAATCACATGCTCGACCAGTttacgaggaaggagggagaaggggaggaggagagaaccaGCGGTGGATCATCTGTTAGCAGaataggggatggagagagagagagcgaacaaagaTGGAAAATAGCTTTGTTGTTACATGCGCTCCCAAAGCAAATGATGAACTCACTACCAATAAACTGTCCAATGGAAGTGAATGAAACATGGGTTTATTCTCCGTAGATTTTAACACCAATTGCTTATTGCTATATTCGTTTCAACGCAGTCACATTATTCCCCAGATCCAAGCGACATTTTCTATATCTACTggattgaataaataaaaaaagaaaggaaaaaatatctgaAATGAAGCAAATTAATTAGCAGTGAAGAATTTCTCGGGCTTACATATTCTACCGCTGGAAGACGCTTTCCCGGAACCCAGTGCAAAGAACCCGACAAACTTTCGCACTGGTCTGTTGGTTGTCCAAGACGAGGCGCAATTACTGGCTTCGGGAGAATCAGTATCGGTCGCTCGATAACACCTCCTTGAGTTCAACGATCAATAAAACCTCCAGCTGGGTCCTGAGGCAAAGTGTCCTGAGCCCTGACAGCAACGACGTTAAATCCCGAGTCATGTGCAGTAGTTAGTGTAACGGAGAAGaacaaacatgaaaagaaaaacaattgtcAAAGCCGCGGTGTTATGAAAGGACGAAGaccgaagaaaaaatataaaaaaacgtgAATTATCAAAcgaacaataatttaaaaaaggaagaaaaataagaaagaaatggagacataaaaatatatatatgaattacggAACAGGTAACTTATCAAGCACGAACAGTCGTCAGCATCAGTCGTGAACGACCATAATACACGATAATGAtcaaataacgacaataataaaaagtcATAATAGAGATATTCATAAAGTcgatatgatggtaataatgatcatagtgataagataatgataatgacaaattgaTATTCATTGTGGTAACACTGCCTCAAGATGATAACTGCTAATAGCATCAAGAAAATGAATAACTgaggatcatgatcatgatgatggtgatgatgataggcgaggttaagaaatgatgataaaaagttgaTAAGATAAATCAAAATCTATATTAGTAATTacgatatataaattaatatatatatatatatatatatatatatatatatatatatatatatatatatatatattagataaaagaCGAACAGATATTGATTTCAAAGCATACCTCCACCCTTAGCTGAAAGTTCAAAacgacataaaatatatatggattCAGACACCGGTAAAATGAGAAACGGTGGTGATGCTactatagtaatggtgatggcaatggtaatggtagtagtagcagtgttgatgataattatgataagaaaacaatgatagtaatggtgataacaatactaataataacaatgataatgataatgatagtgataaggataaagatactgcaacaatactaatattaacattaatgatagtaatgataataataataaactaaaagaCATTGGTGATGGTAGAActgctacagaaaaaaaaaaaataataataatgtgtgcatatgtatgagcCGTTGTGTTTGctttcgtatgcgtgtgtgtttatatcatgattatgaattatgtgcatatacatatgtctgtgagtatatttgcgtgtgcgtgcgttagcatgtgtctgtttctttattatttgttcatcGGTTTGTGCACATTTGCGTGTGTACACAGAtaatacgtgtacatgtgtgtgtcggtGCACAGCCACGTCATTGCTCTTGACTTGCTTATATAATTGACAGGCCCTGATTTCGAATATGAGTCACTTTGACGTTCATCTCTTCAATGGTTTTCATCACAGGGGAACGGAGCTGTTCACACGCAGCTGCAGTAATTAATTGCATTGACAAGCGGTCACACTGAAGCCTGTGTTCTGtcggcaaataaaaaaaaatggcaaacacTAAAATTAAGGCGGACGGCGACTTTGCGAGCGCAGGAATCGGGCTAATTACCAAGGCGGAGTATTCGCGGCAGGTGACTCCGCGCAGAGAGGGTGCAGCTTTGCTCTTAATTGCGGAGCACGCCGGGCGGGTCGGCTCCCAATGCACGGGTCGAAatagatgtatgtgtgcatgcatgtatgtatgtgtgtgtgtttgtgtgtgtgtgtgtgtatatatatatatatatatatatatatatgtatatatatatatatatatatatatatatatatatatacacacacatatatacatgtatgtatgtatgtatatatatatgtacacacacacacacacacacacacacacacacacacacacacacacacacacacacacacacacacacacacacacatatatatatatatatatatatatatatatatatatatatatatatatatatatatatatatatatatatatatatatatgcacacaaacacacacatatatggtgataatgataacactaaactgaatactatgataatagtgatttatATTGGCAATGCCATTGGCGAAAGTATTGTTGACGACAATAACATGTCTGGTAGCAAGATTTATTACCACAGTCTGTTATTATAATCTTCAACAAGAACAGTttacaaagaaaatacacacagtAGTTGTTATGATTAAGAGTTCTTACAAAATCTCTGTTCTTATCAAAAGAAATCGTTTGTAGTTAAGCACGTCAGTAAATGCCATGTTGCCTTAGGACAATTTTAAttctttcaaaaagaaaaatatatacattcacacatgtcatgcacacacagacacacacacacacacacacacacacacacacgcacacacgaacacatacacacacacacatcatatttttaaaaagtcCTTAACAACATAATACTTGTCATTACTCTGTTACATTTGTTATCCTTATATCATGTtttaatcatccttatcaccatcataatcaccatcgccATAACGAGTATTAATAGTATCATCCACTTCATCTTCACTATCAtgattttattggtttatttctctTACAGCATCATAAGCATCataattacaactattatcaacCCTATTGTCATTCTTTCAATCGTTATTAACAAAGAAAATAGACTatcgaccggtttgttaaaattgagcGAGGCCCGAcctaaagaatattcgtatacttgacatgcataaataaagaaataaatgcatatttatcagtccagacatgcatatcaacctgaCAAAacgatagttaaatgtatatctaccagatacatagacagatattcatttatttctgcttATATGCATGTCAATTTAAGAAGATTATTTGGGACGGGCCTCGCACACAAACCGGCCTATAACTCGCTTCCTTCCTCGCCTCTCGCGTCCCGCCGCCGCCTAATCCTCGCCCGTGACAAGGACAACTGCCGCTGCCGCTCTACAGATTCTTTCTCATTACGGGCGGCCTGGCTTCCACGGCGGCTGATCAGGGCGGCCTCGGACTTGGAATGGGATGTctgccgttttttctttcttttcccctatttttaGTGTCAATgataacttacacacacacacacacagacacacacacacacacacacacacatacacacaacacacacacacacacacacacacacacacacacacacacacacacacacacacacacacacacacacacacacacatatttatatatgtatatatatatatatatatatatatagagagagagagagagagagagagagagagagagagagagagagagagagagagagagagagagagggtgaagagagagtgagtgagagagagagtgagagagagagagtgagagagagagagagagagagagagagagagagagagagagagagagagagagagagagagtgagtgagtgagtgagtgagtgagtgagtgagtgagagagagagagaaagagatacgtatatatattttcttatacacacacacccacacctacataaacacacatacacacacacacacacacgcacacatacacacacacacacacacacacacacacacacacacacacacacacacacacacacacgtatatatatatatatatatatatatatatatatatatatatatatatatatatatatatatatatatatatatacatatatatatatacatcgtgacTTGCGAGTTCAAGCACCACACGGCGCGGACAAAGGCAGACGCCCATAAACATATCAGGAGACGCGCCGGCAGCAGTACCCGGGCCTGAGGTAAACACTGGCAGACCCCAGGTGTAATAAGGCCCAAAGACTCGATCTGATTAACATTGTTATAACGGCCGACCGGGACACAAAGGCTCATCTCACGAGACGGGATGTTGGGGAGgacgagaaaaggaggaggagggggaagggagggaaggggagggatggagggagaggggggagggggagggagggagcgggaggggggaaggagggagagggcggaggggggaaagGTACATGGGTGTCAATATGAGGACGCGAATGAGGacgagttttcttttttttttttctttcttttcttttctatttggaTCTCTGTGAAGAGGGgagttacataataataatgataatccctaTATGTGATGATatctgctgatgatgataataatggtaatgttgattaCAATGATAGCGAGAACAATAACATCAGATCAACAACAAGATGTTTACTTATTTGTAgattaactataataacaatcatgatacgaataacaatagtaatagcgataataatgacgataatgatagtgaaaatgataataataatgaaaatgttgatgataataacaataacaataaaaataatgacaatgataatagcaataataatagtaatgtcaataataatgatgataatatttataatgataatagtagttttgataataataataataatgataataataataataataataataataataataataataataataataataataatgataataatgatagtctgtCCCCACtactttttgttattgatataatatatgtgGCGTTTTGATGAAGGCTAAAGCAGGGTATATGCTAAGGTGTTAAGACCATCCACTTATTATTCATGGATGACCTTAAACTCttcgggaaaagggagaaaaaagtggaCAACCTTGCATATATTGTCCAAGTGGTTAGTGGTGATATAGGAATGAGGTTTTGCAAGTAGAAGTGCGGCGTTGCAGTCATGATGCGAGGAAAATTGATTAAGAGCAACGGAGTAAAACCGGTGAATAGAGACGCGACAAAAGAAGTGGAAGATGAGGCATAcaaatatttcgttttttttttttttttttttttttttttttt from the Penaeus vannamei isolate JL-2024 chromosome 33, ASM4276789v1, whole genome shotgun sequence genome contains:
- the LOC138867931 gene encoding uncharacterized protein; its protein translation is MDGVPLGVLWCQCRGNASATPQFVLLHQQVLKMHEEAQNLGIWYVATTVTLYAVGVFYILARAGTLGTGALSSLAYCCSEAVSSILGH